In Blautia sp. SC05B48, a single genomic region encodes these proteins:
- the xseB gene encoding exodeoxyribonuclease VII small subunit codes for MAETEAKKEEKSIEDTFGELDLLARKLEDKETPLEESFRLYRQGMELLKNLNGRLDTVEKKMLQMNEDGTFREF; via the coding sequence ATGGCAGAGACAGAAGCAAAGAAAGAAGAGAAATCCATAGAAGATACTTTTGGGGAGCTTGATCTGCTTGCCCGGAAGCTGGAGGATAAAGAAACACCTCTTGAGGAGTCTTTCCGTCTCTACAGACAGGGAATGGAGCTCCTTAAGAATCTGAACGGAAGACTGGATACTGTAGAAAAAAAGATGCTTCAGATGAATGAGGATGGGACATTTCGTGAATTTTAA